One window of the Candidatus Falkowbacteria bacterium genome contains the following:
- a CDS encoding DUF916 domain-containing protein gives MKSSSKIKRIIASLALAAIFGSFSAGYASAQDSSMILSITPPLFKVNMKPGEVWSSVVKVVNNNAYPVTVYTQVADFKSGESGGVEFVKNEPDAAGKGYTLSQWLEITSEPIDIGAFSSQDIPFKVMLPQTADPGGHYAAILVGNKPIDNTAGSVVKISSKLASLLLVRVAGEVVEKGDVREFSTSKGFSKKTEADFTVRFINKGNVHLRPEGEVKITNMFGQTRGVIAINKKSEFGNVLPDSEKKWEFNWKGESSIWDAGRMKAELFLSYGEEGKQSEVRKINFWVVNLKPTLAVAGSLLFIVMMTIFLIRRFIRKSIGKARMEAEAVAGRLGRTLPQTEARSLPTAKTPAGKMDGVVVNLRDANTNNLNNKTTKPMNWSFLKNVLIFIVVALIVVAAAFFYSQYKKSSTKTAEDNAPKSAGVTVVNNENATSAPAVEAIDETASTTATSTDSIATSTEAVATSTDSVATSTAATSTETLPKALDKKEVKLSILNGSGVTGVSSKAAKILEEAGYIVASKGNAANFNFAVTEISYSSDVTDNAEAIDQLVGGDSKMTEDPATSGKIVVTLGKNFQ, from the coding sequence ATGAAATCAAGCAGCAAGATCAAAAGAATAATCGCATCATTGGCCTTGGCCGCGATTTTCGGCAGCTTTTCGGCAGGCTATGCTTCAGCGCAGGACAGCTCGATGATCCTGTCCATTACCCCGCCGCTGTTCAAGGTGAATATGAAGCCTGGCGAGGTCTGGTCAAGCGTAGTCAAAGTAGTCAACAATAATGCCTATCCGGTTACGGTCTATACGCAGGTCGCCGATTTCAAGTCCGGTGAATCCGGCGGGGTGGAGTTCGTCAAAAACGAGCCCGATGCTGCCGGCAAGGGCTATACTTTAAGCCAGTGGCTGGAAATCACCTCAGAACCTATCGATATCGGCGCTTTCAGCAGTCAGGATATACCCTTCAAGGTCATGCTGCCCCAGACCGCCGACCCCGGCGGGCATTATGCCGCCATCCTGGTGGGCAACAAGCCGATTGATAATACCGCTGGCAGCGTGGTCAAGATTTCTTCCAAGCTGGCTTCGCTCCTTTTGGTGCGGGTAGCCGGTGAGGTGGTAGAAAAAGGCGACGTCCGGGAGTTTTCGACCAGCAAAGGTTTTTCCAAAAAGACCGAGGCTGACTTCACTGTCCGTTTCATCAACAAAGGCAATGTGCATCTGCGGCCCGAGGGCGAGGTTAAGATCACTAATATGTTCGGCCAGACTCGCGGTGTCATCGCGATCAATAAGAAATCTGAATTCGGCAATGTCCTGCCAGATAGCGAAAAGAAATGGGAATTCAACTGGAAAGGCGAGAGCAGCATCTGGGATGCCGGACGCATGAAGGCTGAGCTGTTTCTGAGTTATGGCGAAGAAGGCAAGCAATCGGAAGTCAGGAAAATAAATTTCTGGGTCGTCAATCTGAAGCCGACCTTGGCCGTCGCTGGCAGTCTGCTTTTCATAGTCATGATGACAATCTTCCTTATCAGGAGGTTCATCAGGAAGAGCATCGGCAAGGCCAGGATGGAAGCCGAAGCGGTCGCTGGCCGCTTAGGCCGCACATTGCCTCAGACCGAGGCCCGCTCCTTGCCGACAGCCAAAACGCCGGCTGGCAAGATGGACGGCGTGGTTGTCAATCTGCGCGATGCTAATACCAATAATTTAAATAATAAAACAACCAAACCTATGAATTGGAGTTTCTTAAAGAACGTCTTGATTTTTATCGTGGTCGCCCTGATCGTGGTGGCTGCTGCCTTCTTCTACAGCCAGTATAAGAAGTCATCAACCAAGACCGCTGAAGACAATGCGCCTAAAAGCGCTGGCGTAACCGTGGTCAATAACGAGAATGCGACATCCGCTCCGGCAGTAGAAGCTATCGATGAGACAGCCTCAACGACTGCCACTTCCACTGACTCAATCGCGACTTCGACCGAAGCGGTCGCTACGTCCACTGATTCCGTGGCGACTTCGACTGCTGCCACCTCGACCGAGACCTTGCCTAAGGCTCTGGACAAGAAGGAAGTCAAGCTGTCTATCCTGAATGGCAGCGGCGTTACCGGGGTCAGCAGCAAAGCGGCCAAAATCTTGGAAGAAGCCGGTTATATCGTCGCCTCAAAAGGCAATGCCGCCAATTTCAATTTCGCCGTTACCGAAATCTCATATAGCTCAGACGTCACTGATAATGCCGAGGCGATTGACCAATTGGTCGGCGGTGACAGCAAGATGACTGAGGACCCGGCCACCAGCGGCAAGATAGTCGTTACTTTGGGCAAAAATTTCCAATAA
- a CDS encoding formylglycine-generating enzyme family protein codes for MDRTINLKSKPRSSWLGTRELVVVVSSIVLTTVGIKAADNFMNAGDGQGNGPCPENMVQVLSAGGSFCIDKYEASAGPDCPHASPATQTETRNNLDNVNCKAASVKGALPWRNISQNQAASACAKAGKRLPTNREWFQSAMGTPDPEIGWGPDDCNVNSNWGSQPGQAGYGSKCISAAGANDMVGNVWEWVQGTIYNGEYDNRVLPKQGFVSGVDENSLPTETAEAADPNYDEDYLYIKNSGTRGIARGGYWDNKMEAGINSSYMVSSPSFAGAGIGFRCVK; via the coding sequence ATGGACCGGACAATAAATCTAAAATCAAAGCCGCGTTCATCCTGGTTAGGAACCAGGGAGCTTGTCGTGGTCGTGTCGTCGATCGTTTTGACGACGGTAGGCATTAAGGCGGCCGACAATTTCATGAACGCTGGCGACGGGCAGGGAAACGGTCCTTGTCCGGAGAATATGGTCCAAGTACTCTCGGCCGGCGGCAGTTTCTGTATCGATAAATATGAGGCTTCGGCCGGACCGGATTGTCCCCATGCCAGTCCAGCAACGCAAACCGAAACCAGGAACAACCTGGACAACGTCAACTGCAAAGCGGCCTCGGTCAAAGGCGCTTTGCCTTGGCGTAATATCTCTCAGAACCAAGCCGCTTCGGCTTGCGCCAAAGCGGGCAAGCGTTTGCCGACAAATAGGGAATGGTTCCAGTCAGCCATGGGCACGCCCGATCCGGAAATCGGTTGGGGCCCGGACGATTGCAACGTGAACAGCAACTGGGGCAGTCAGCCAGGGCAGGCCGGGTATGGCAGCAAATGCATATCCGCCGCTGGAGCTAATGACATGGTCGGCAATGTCTGGGAGTGGGTCCAAGGGACAATCTATAATGGCGAGTATGATAACCGGGTTTTACCCAAACAAGGTTTCGTTTCCGGCGTGGACGAGAATTCGTTGCCGACCGAGACAGCGGAGGCCGCGGACCCTAATTATGATGAGGATTATCTTTATATCAAGAATAGCGGCACCCGCGGGATTGCTCGCGGAGGATATTGGGACAACAAGATGGAGGCCGGTATAAACTCGTCCTATATGGTTTCTTCGCCGTCTTTTGCCGGTGCCGGCATCGGTTTCCGTTGTGTAAAGTGA